The following proteins are encoded in a genomic region of Quadrisphaera setariae:
- the smpB gene encoding SsrA-binding protein SmpB, which yields MAGRGGRGEWHAPQTNKPAAPTGRDTTTRTVVASNRRARFDYAIEDVFEAGLVLTGTEVKSLRQGRASLVDGFAEVERGEAWLEAVHIPEYTEGTWTNHEPRRRRKLLLHAAEIDKLAQAAGQSGYTLVPLQLYFRGGRAKVEIGVAKGKKTFDKRQALRNATDEREAQRAMRTRTRVGE from the coding sequence ATGGCCGGACGAGGTGGGCGCGGGGAGTGGCACGCGCCGCAGACCAACAAGCCCGCTGCCCCCACCGGCCGTGACACCACCACGCGCACCGTGGTGGCCTCCAACCGCCGCGCCCGGTTCGACTACGCCATCGAGGACGTCTTCGAGGCCGGCCTGGTGCTCACCGGCACCGAGGTGAAGTCGCTGCGGCAGGGGCGCGCGTCGCTGGTCGACGGCTTCGCCGAGGTCGAGCGGGGCGAGGCATGGCTCGAGGCCGTGCACATCCCGGAGTACACCGAGGGCACCTGGACCAACCACGAGCCGCGCCGCCGCCGCAAGCTGCTGCTCCACGCCGCCGAGATCGACAAGCTCGCGCAGGCCGCTGGCCAGTCCGGCTACACGCTCGTGCCGCTGCAGCTGTACTTCCGCGGAGGCCGGGCCAAGGTGGAGATCGGCGTGGCGAAGGGCAAGAAGACCTTCGACAAGCGCCAGGCGCTGCGCAACGCCACCGACGAGCGCGAGGCCCAGCGCGCCATGCGCACCCGCACCCGCGTCGGCGAGTAG